From the genome of Nicotiana tabacum cultivar K326 chromosome 17, ASM71507v2, whole genome shotgun sequence:
TCATCTTCATCAGTCTCATCATTGGTGGTATGTTGTGAGGGTAGAGCTAAAGAGTCAAAACCAGGTGGTGggccctcatcttcttcttcgatgTTGTTTAAGTTTTCTTCCATTCGTTTGCTCTTCAGTGAATCAGACACCAAAGTGGGGTTTAAGGAATTTTGCCGCTAATTTACCTCTGAATATATAGGTTTTCAATGGCGTCTGCACAAcaggtttggaatttttttttttttacagctTGTTTGTGGTTGTTAATCattgttttataatttattgTATTGTATGTAATACAAAGTTTGTATTTGCtattgttaaataatattttgataagtttactaaaatatctttaattatttaaatattaaatttatcaagacttacgcataaaaataattttaaaaaacccATTTTCTACTAATTTATCAACAAATATATCTTATAAATAGATTAACcaattaaaatcatgaaaattctaacaaaattaataattttacGTTAGAGTTAGAAGCGACACAAGTTTAAAAAGGACGAAGACAAAGTAGATTATAGGTGGGAGATTTaaagttaaaataaataaataaaaggtaaATGGCAAAATAGAATTATGAAATAATACGTTAGGgcataattgaaaagaaaaatagcaaacaatcccaccacaccaaatcggttgttTCAAAAAATGAGGCTTTTCATTATTCCGGAACAATGGATtcaacaatacaatacaatacaatcataATACGATAAAATGGGTAACAACCATttaccatccaaacaagctgttaggaaaacgttttgaaaaataaattatttaaaatatttgtgaTTTTTTTGACATTTTGCGAGTGTTTTGAAATAAAGACTGTCACAAGGTATTTTTTTTCACCCAAAaaaagtatttaaataattgtgTTCTTCCTTCATGTACTTCTTCTACAACTAGGCGCACATTTATTTTTGTACAAGTCATgtactatttaaaaaaaaatagtaacaTCTTTTCTAGGAATAATAAATTTGgcataaacaaaaaaaaagtggAGCTCTAGGAGGTTGATTTATATATCTGTTCTAAAAAGTGAGATTTTCCCCTTCACATAATCGGGCTACCAGATTTGAAATCATAACACTGTAATTTGCCATTACAAATCAGTTTTTTTTTTAAGTAATCGGAGAAATTAGAATATCAGTATGAATTTCTTTTATTGAATTAGATCCTAGTTAAATGCTACTTACTAGATATTTAGCCCCCGTTTTGGTCATAAATTTTGCCAAGTTTCTCCCAAAAAAATTTTGGCAAAACatgtttgtttatagattttatcCATGTTTGgcagattttgaaaacaaaattttcaaatcccaaaactaACTCTAGACTTGTTTTTGGCCCAGAATATTATTGTTAaattttttaacaatttcaaaaattacccaatttttttatattttataaaaaaaagtcCACCATCTATTATGACCCAACTAATCCACTACCTAATTACTACCATTTTCTTTTGGACTGATAGATCTTGTAATATTATTGCAATTTGACGGATTATAGTAGCAACTGGCTAGTAATTGTGTTATTAACAGTTGATATTAAAATATCAAGTTATGATTTTAGGATAATGAATTATGTatttcattataaaaataataattttgtgcCAAACTTATCTATGTTCAGGACTATAATTGTGAGAATGATAATGAATGACATCAATATTAGCAAATTCGTTTGTTTGGTATTATTATGTACttttgatagtttttagaacttatgggtataagtcacatttcatgtttttcaaaaataaaaaaaaaatgaaataagttttaaaaaattatgtccaaacagattttttaaaaatttatggcgAAACGCTAGCTTAGTATCCCAATATTTTTTAGGGTCAGGTCCTATAACTATATTGGTGTCACCGTGTCAGCACAAAAAAGGATAAATTGAATGAAGTCTCAACAGTAGCGAGTTCAAAATTCTTACGTCCTATCCTAAATGCTCTAATAGATAATTTTCATTTCTTCTAAATACAATTTAATAAAGGCAAACTATTGAGAGAGAGAGAATGGTGTTTTGAGCTTCTGTTTATGGGCTTGAGGCTTCAAACTATATTCCGCAGCACTGCAAGGAGGAATTTCAAGATACTCTACTATGTTGAGCAAGACCCTCAGATCTCATATCACATTTCTCCAGAAAGACCAAAAAAATGTTGTTCAACTAAAATAAGCTAAAAGGATCAAAAGCAAAAGAATTGTAGTCATTTCTTTGTAAGATGAAGTCACTGTTAAAAGCTTCAACTCATCAAATATGACACAGGTCTAATGAAGAACCTCTTacaggaaaaataagaaaataacaaaaagaaaagaattttccGAATAGAAACCTCAGACATAAGTGTTCTACTTTACATGCGAGAATTACTCCCAAACCATAACTTTGTAATCTCTGTACTGAGGTCCATAAGTGTCTCTTGTTCTCATTAGATATACGATGACATGTTAATCTACAAAcattctaaaacacataagaagtTGATCCTCATATTGTGGATGCAAAACTGACTGCTCATAAAGTAGGATTTTAAATCTATAAAACAGGGGGGACTTTTCTAGCAGGCAATTTTTTCTCCGTATGGCCAAATTAATCAAgctccttttttcttttgatcTTTGGCTTGTTTGACATCCTTTGTAAGCATTCTTGGAGCTATAGCCATAGCCATTAGCTCCTGGAAAAGCAACTTGCATGCATATGGAATGTGGACCTGCACCAACAGAGCCAATCTTGAGTTTTAAGACCAAAGAAAAGACTTACTACTATTTTACATGTGACGTGTAAACTATAATGAACATCCACCAGAAACATGTATGTGATTGTATAGGGTGCAAAAGCAGGCACGGAAAGAAAATATTTACCTGGACAATATCAGTCTTGTTCTTGCAGCCTCTGCATTCGAAAGAATTCTTCTTGAGGTTTGCAATAGCAATCAGCCCACACCGCTCACAAACATGAACTCTATATGCATCACTTTGGTCAAATAACCGCTCTTTGAGAAAATGAGCAGCACCGTGAGCAAtcatacaatctcgctccatttCCCCGAAACGAAGACCACCATCACGTGACCGACCTTCCGCAGGCTGCCTTGTGAGGATTTGCACAGGGCCTCTGCCTCTAGAATGAATCTTGTCATCAACCATGTGCTTCAGTCTCTGGTAGTACGTGGGACCAAGGAATATCATTGCACTAAGCCGCCGCCCAGTGTGACCATTGTACATGGTCTCAAAACCACGCATCTGGTATCCACATTTATGCAAAGCTTTGCTGATGTTATCCACAGTAACATCTGTAAAGGGAGTGGCATCACCCTCTTTTCCCATGTGTGCGGCAACCTTTCCCATAATACACTCAATCAGCTGACCGATAGTCATTCGAGAAGGAATAGCATGAGGATTCACAATGATATCAGGAGTAATGCCTTCCACAGTCCATGGCATATCTTCTTGTGTATACGTCATGCCAACTGTTCCCTTCTGACCATGCCTACTGCTAAACTTGTCCCCAATTTGAGGAATGCGGACTGATCTAACCCTTACTTTAACAAATCTGAGCCCGTCAGCATTTGTTGTTAATAGAACCTGATCTACCATTCCAGTTTCACTATGGCGGAGACTGGTACTGTGATCTTTCCTTGTATAGCGAGAGGCTTGCCCTTGTGCATCATCTTGAGAAATGGGAGTTGTCTTCCCAATGATTACATCCTCACCAGAAACTCTAGTTCCCGGAGGGGCAAGACCATCATCATCCAACTTATCATAAGAACCATGCCGCATACCCATAGTAGAAGCTCTATCAGGACGTCCAAAGTCCTCCTTGACCAATGTCCCCATCTTCTTTTCCTCATCCCTGTATGAGCGGAAAAATAGCGATCGGAAAAATCCACGATCAATCGATGACTGATTCATAATGACAGAATCCTCCTGATTGTATCCAGAGTAGCAGGAAATGGCAACAATTGCATTGATGCCCGCAGGCAGTTGCCTGAAATGCAAGTGTTCCATGGCCCGTGTTGTGACAAGAGGCTTCTGAGGATAATAAAGCACATAGGCCAATGTGTCCTGCCAGAAGAAAAAAATTGTCACCTTGACGGATTGAAAACAAAAGCCTCTCAAATGTTATGGAGAGAAATAAGTAGGCTCCCTACCATCCGAAATTGGTAGTTGGTAACATAAATCCCCATGGCTTGCTTACCCATAGCTGACTGATAAGTATTACGGGGAGACTGATAAGAAAACAAATAAACACAGAAGATTAGTAGATCAGAAACAACTTGACAAGAGAAATCACAACCAAAACATAACTCACCTGATTATGATCAGGAAACGGAATAATTGATGCACAAACACCCAATATTAGTGACGGGTGAATCTCACAATGGGTATAGGTATCAGAATAAGCTTCCTCAGGATTAAGGCGTGCTTGCACAAGATCCTAGAAACATTAACATCAGCATTTCAGCATCTCAGTATAAATCAGAAAGGGTTAAAATAGCAAGACCTCTGCTGACCACTCACATTTATAGTCATGCTAATCAtcgttgtttcttcttcttcagtgtcaATGTACTCGATGTATCCCTTAGCCACCAGATCATGCCAGCCACCCTCTTCAGGTGATTCCTGAAAAAAGAATACTGAATATGTAAGTAACTGAAGCAAAGGGAAGTTCAAACTTCCAAGCAACCATGAGTTTGACCATAAgcgattggggggggggggggttagcaTACCCGTTGTTGCAATGTTTGAATATCCTTCTTCTTGATCAGCAGCCTTTgcttttccacaataaataatgGACGACTGCACCTCCCATAGTCGGTATAAATTCGAAGTTCTTTCAAACGGATATCACGAACTACCCCGACCTCAGTATTGACATCAACCTgcataaaacagaaataaaggcaCTTATGCAAAATAACCAAAGTAAATGCAGAAGCTCCCGTTTCAAGTGATAATATATAGGAGGCCAAGAGTGTTTAAGAGGGTGCCTAAAGGTTGAGACCAGAGAACTTAGTAGAAACCACTAGACAATATCAGTTTGTAAGCCAGAATAAAGGTGCAGTACTGTACTTCCAACTCAACATCCATATGTTTACAATGGTTGGATAAGAGCATGGCTGTAATATATAACAAATCAAAGATATATAGAACTGACATCACATAGCTGTTTTTCCAGATTACTATGTAATTATATGGCTTTTACCATCCTCCAATATATGCTTCAGACGGTACAAGTAATATCATCCACTCAAAGTTAGTGTAGTTTGTTTCTTACCCTTCTCCTAAGTCGTCTGAGTGTTCTCACCAACATGTCAGGATCGCGATGAATTCCCACCCAGGTACCATTGACAAAGATCTTTGTAGCCTGTGGAATAACGGCAGGAGAAATTTCCTAGATTTACAGAAAAGC
Proteins encoded in this window:
- the LOC107818481 gene encoding DNA-directed RNA polymerase II subunit RPB2 isoform X1: MDTEEEYEQQYNNDDDEEEITQEDAWAVISAYFEEKGLVRQQLDSFDEFIQNTMQEIVDESADIEIRPESQHNPGHQSDFAETIYKINFGQIYLSKPMMTESDGETATLFPKAARLRNLTYSAPLYVDVTKRVIKKGHDGEEVTETQDFTKVFIGKVPIMLRSSYCTLYQNSEKDLTELGECPLDQGGYFIINGSEKVLIAQEKMSTNHVYVFKKRQPNKYAFVAEVRSMAESQNRPPSTMFVRMLSRTSAKGGSSGQYIRATLPYIRTEIPIIIVFRALGFVADKDILEHICYDFNDTQMMELLRPSLEEAFVIQNQQVALDYIGKRGATVGVTREKRIKYAKEILQKEMLPHVGIGEYCETKKAYYFGYIIHRLLLCALGRRAEDDRDHYGNKRLDLAGPLLGGLFRMLFRKLTRDVRAYVQKCVDNGKDVNLQFAIKAKTITSGLKYSLATGNWGQANAAGTRAGVSQVLNRLTYASTLSHLRRLNSPIGREGKLAKPRQLHNSQWGMMCPAETPEGQACGLVKNLALMVYITVGSAAYPILEFLEEWGTENFEEISPAVIPQATKIFVNGTWVGIHRDPDMLVRTLRRLRRRVDVNTEVGVVRDIRLKELRIYTDYGRCSRPLFIVEKQRLLIKKKDIQTLQQRESPEEGGWHDLVAKGYIEYIDTEEEETTMISMTINDLVQARLNPEEAYSDTYTHCEIHPSLILGVCASIIPFPDHNQSPRNTYQSAMGKQAMGIYVTNYQFRMDTLAYVLYYPQKPLVTTRAMEHLHFRQLPAGINAIVAISCYSGYNQEDSVIMNQSSIDRGFFRSLFFRSYRDEEKKMGTLVKEDFGRPDRASTMGMRHGSYDKLDDDGLAPPGTRVSGEDVIIGKTTPISQDDAQGQASRYTRKDHSTSLRHSETGMVDQVLLTTNADGLRFVKVRVRSVRIPQIGDKFSSRHGQKGTVGMTYTQEDMPWTVEGITPDIIVNPHAIPSRMTIGQLIECIMGKVAAHMGKEGDATPFTDVTVDNISKALHKCGYQMRGFETMYNGHTGRRLSAMIFLGPTYYQRLKHMVDDKIHSRGRGPVQILTRQPAEGRSRDGGLRFGEMERDCMIAHGAAHFLKERLFDQSDAYRVHVCERCGLIAIANLKKNSFECRGCKNKTDIVQVHIPYACKLLFQELMAMAIAPRMLTKDVKQAKDQKKKGA
- the LOC107818481 gene encoding DNA-directed RNA polymerase II subunit RPB2 isoform X2, encoding MMTESDGETATLFPKAARLRNLTYSAPLYVDVTKRVIKKGHDGEEVTETQDFTKVFIGKVPIMLRSSYCTLYQNSEKDLTELGECPLDQGGYFIINGSEKVLIAQEKMSTNHVYVFKKRQPNKYAFVAEVRSMAESQNRPPSTMFVRMLSRTSAKGGSSGQYIRATLPYIRTEIPIIIVFRALGFVADKDILEHICYDFNDTQMMELLRPSLEEAFVIQNQQVALDYIGKRGATVGVTREKRIKYAKEILQKEMLPHVGIGEYCETKKAYYFGYIIHRLLLCALGRRAEDDRDHYGNKRLDLAGPLLGGLFRMLFRKLTRDVRAYVQKCVDNGKDVNLQFAIKAKTITSGLKYSLATGNWGQANAAGTRAGVSQVLNRLTYASTLSHLRRLNSPIGREGKLAKPRQLHNSQWGMMCPAETPEGQACGLVKNLALMVYITVGSAAYPILEFLEEWGTENFEEISPAVIPQATKIFVNGTWVGIHRDPDMLVRTLRRLRRRVDVNTEVGVVRDIRLKELRIYTDYGRCSRPLFIVEKQRLLIKKKDIQTLQQRESPEEGGWHDLVAKGYIEYIDTEEEETTMISMTINDLVQARLNPEEAYSDTYTHCEIHPSLILGVCASIIPFPDHNQSPRNTYQSAMGKQAMGIYVTNYQFRMDTLAYVLYYPQKPLVTTRAMEHLHFRQLPAGINAIVAISCYSGYNQEDSVIMNQSSIDRGFFRSLFFRSYRDEEKKMGTLVKEDFGRPDRASTMGMRHGSYDKLDDDGLAPPGTRVSGEDVIIGKTTPISQDDAQGQASRYTRKDHSTSLRHSETGMVDQVLLTTNADGLRFVKVRVRSVRIPQIGDKFSSRHGQKGTVGMTYTQEDMPWTVEGITPDIIVNPHAIPSRMTIGQLIECIMGKVAAHMGKEGDATPFTDVTVDNISKALHKCGYQMRGFETMYNGHTGRRLSAMIFLGPTYYQRLKHMVDDKIHSRGRGPVQILTRQPAEGRSRDGGLRFGEMERDCMIAHGAAHFLKERLFDQSDAYRVHVCERCGLIAIANLKKNSFECRGCKNKTDIVQVHIPYACKLLFQELMAMAIAPRMLTKDVKQAKDQKKKGA